The DNA region AAATAATGGGAAAGAATGACAAATAATCCAATAGGAATAACTACGTCATGTAAAAGTGTAACTATGGCAATGATTCCATATTTCCAAGAAGAAATCGGTTTAGAAACTTTTCTAAAAGCAAAAGCGATAAAGCAAATGATGGCAAATGAAATTAAGACAATCGCCAAAATAGCCTTTCTGGTAAGCTCAGCTCCTACAGAAGGTCCGATAGAATTGAAACTCATTTCAGTGAGAACATCTTTTCCTCCTTGTGAAAGAGCCGTCAAAAGCTGTGCGTGTTCAGAATCATTTAAATCACGGGTCTTTACGATATAGCCAAGATCCCCTACTGGCTGGAGAAGGATAGAACCGAAACCAAGAGCGGAAAGACTTTTCTCTAAAGCAGATTGTTCTGGGCGCTCTATTTTATATGAAACTTCTGTGAGCGCGCCGCCTTTGAAATCGATACCTATTTTTAATCCAAAAATAAATAAAGAAATAAGAGAAAGAACGACCAAGACGGCTGATATGCTGATAAATATTTTTTTGTGGTTTATTATAAACATAATTTTTTATTTATTCTCACTTTTTTGACCATTTGAAAATCCGCTTGAAAATAAAAATCTGGCGACTTTCCCTTCCCCGATAAAACTAACCGTTGAAAGAAAGATTCTAGTAATGACAATCGCGCTGAACATCGACACAATTATTCCCATGCCAAGCGTCAAGGCAAAACCTTGTATCAAAGATGTACCGAACCAGAAAAGAATTACAGCTGTGATGAAGCTTGAAATATTTGAATCTCGAATAGAAAACCAAGCTCTCGAAAAACCGATGGCAATCGAATCGGCAATACTTTTACCAGAACGCAATTCTTCTTTTACACGTTCAAAAATAAGCACATTGGCATCTACCGCTATCCCCATGGAAATTATAAATCCAGCGATGCCAGCTGCTGTTAAGGTGACAGGCATCAATTTGAAAAGAGCAAGTATTATAACAATAAAAATACAAAGAGAAATAGTAGCAATT from Candidatus Paceibacterota bacterium includes:
- the secF gene encoding protein translocase subunit SecF, which encodes MFIINHKKIFISISAVLVVLSLISLFIFGLKIGIDFKGGALTEVSYKIERPEQSALEKSLSALGFGSILLQPVGDLGYIVKTRDLNDSEHAQLLTALSQGGKDVLTEMSFNSIGPSVGAELTRKAILAIVLISFAIICFIAFAFRKVSKPISSWKYGIIAIVTLLHDVVIPIGLFVILSHYFGAEVDTLFVVAILTILGLSVSDTIVIFDRIRENLRNQNSIDKVNFSEVVGKSLEQSYIRSICTSGTVILVLLALFFFGPVSTKYFALMLTAGMFFGTYSSIFLASPLLVLVGEWQKNK